The following are encoded together in the Labeo rohita strain BAU-BD-2019 chromosome 17, IGBB_LRoh.1.0, whole genome shotgun sequence genome:
- the ctage5 gene encoding transport and Golgi organization protein 1 homolog isoform X1, whose protein sequence is MAAVHALVLFHIVFGFLHQSLGLISDYKLCGDPECESMISRVQAQRDHSAKDCRFLNFKKGDIITVYYKLTGKRNDLWAGSMEKLSGLFPKDAIKIDQLFIDEKKEIQVPTQEYDFICFDEKGLVIEHSTEFEDLEDLSQETQETDLNEVRDKPTETEEREPSQNSVQDVSDQNTPETTETGGSSWIGSAVNGWFGRNEQSNDEPQDESSEESFKSRKIVMDIEENLMEEKTNSGTFGWISGELTNAFGFGNKELKTDAQDNIENPTNDEDTSSQQSSSWMSMGRDVLGFSEENTDAATKPEAEKEDENTNMEDQSTLNPSQNMDVADNIQGDENTPDDIAENNDSSLDDRITENEKEEKQAGWYGNMYNRITNLYKEDNEGKASVSENPASATSTEDKTKESESSSQSIFSVSGLKSMLKLPFQEDTVVTKDEEKTEKEEDTRKEEIQHNNMDQEEEMLIDIDEQDSNQIDTDVLASDDVKQLDEESNMTEDSTDSQILEENSADNLNEEVKSENKADFFEEKVEQDAKDVQSDEEKTGKEEDPGKKDFDEEQEDKMLTDSDEQESNQIDIDILNVTQSLSDKTMTLQDSIASDSTEQLDVESNMMEESIDSQILEKKSVDNINEEVKCESNADFLEGKVEQDTRDVQSEEKTVKEEDPRKEYLDEEKNNNKDQEEKMLIDIHEQDSNTIDTDVFSETQSLSLKESTASDSTEQLDVESNMTEDSTDSQTLEIKSADHLYEEVKSENNADFIEENMDQDMRDVQSEEKSGKEEDPGKEDFDKEQNNHKDQEEKMLVDIREQDSNAIDTDVFRETQMQSDKTMTLKDSIASDSTEQLVVESNMMEDSTDSQTTEIKSADNLYEVKSENNADFIEENMDQDTRNVQKEEKTGKQEDLVKEDFHEEQNNFKDQEEKMLIDINEKVSNPIDTGIVSETQSLSDKTMTLKENIASDSTEQLGVESNIKENSIDSQILEIKSADILNEEVKSENNADFIEGKMDQDTRDVQSEEKSEKDEDPGKEDFDEEQNNHKDQEEKTLVDIREQDSNTIDTDVFSETLIQSDKTLTLKESIASDSTEQLDVESSMTENSTDSLILDIKSDFIEENMDQDTRDVQNEEKTGTQEDPVKEDFEEEQNTFKDQEEKMLIDINEKVSNPTDTDVLSETQSLSDNTVTLKETIASDSTEQLDVESNMKENSIDSQILDKKSADNLSEEVKSENNADFLEGKTDQDTREVQSEEKTGKQEDPVKEHFDEEQNNFRDQEEKMLIDINEKVSNPIDTDVLSKTQSLSDKTITLNENIASDSTEQLYVESNMKENSIDSQILDKKSADNLSEEVKSENNADFLEGKMDQDTREVQSEEKTGKQEDPVKEDFDEEQNNFKDQEVKMLIDINEKVSNPIDTDVLSETQSLSDKTMTLKENTAPDSTEQLEVEFNVKEDSTDSQILEIKSADNLNEEIKIENDEVLEGVVEQDAKDVQSDEEKTGKEVNSGKEDFLEQQNVKDEEIYESVKQESTTKDVHQASSDETMILKDSVASNDITDIDGFSKESNTQHSDDVTSANNTTDEVIQSENNLTDSVDDILEGTLTQSPSDQANLDTIKQQENYSNEISTDPVTGEDTSKLSESDIQTDTELHYEKTQESNVADLNADSHIESVKTDQSVNADVNSELTLDAFSENNKEKQLAEGDQGILKENDELVLNRNEAQLDEALPNDITFHEEKLPDSEAHATPMSNEQKLDTNINPLDERSSYIHTLVTSEETLHSELESNSALNITDYNYNARESHHESLVIENSKDTDSVGKNDNEVVVHEEQEESGTVSEPTENYFETKEKEDDTQITNESLTQETQAKSPLLNTSDGSGDLKDGSHDLSSLKHGDIDNIPSAMTEDPDGYRTSTETELTNDFFSKNDSVQDENINIMHDQTQSAEHKEETDTANNEDRQTDSESVKRREESDTGAIWDQRDDGDTAVKLEDKKKHGNEKQPGNPEIQDKNTVSHPTETSTEYANLYPYLSKQVIEDLLDLFGDQKLSWLDSKMGNTNAGQDNDVLDELDDIEQLLEYYMKMNTKLGRIQQDNGVPGKDNTKEYSALQKLFTLLSSLRKKYSPVITDNSVESPGVREDDCIHEACLDVNKNTQQMISTTEVENNQVSGDTSVLGNPQNEPVFEEKDLSGITDNVEDVHTDEQEIRKHEDWASSETKKTTFQNDGLISEEHIEALNGLRQFYQMAVFVEVTINEIASIVDKVVSSLPDDIRPGPDLYGLPWEAVVFTGFLGLLTLLLFSCRFIHSIKSRLYASKEKQMAQKVAELLDEKCKVLETFSEVKQKFDKLESTLQNNGMSAQAAEKDSLEVASQKLEQSNAQMKKEIERLQEELSQQNKARKQQEDQLAELEQILRNLEEEAKERKSQLEQDNTTLKIHEINTERLQKNLQAAKEEHAMLLESKAQLVQEAEDWGERLGELEEEMKMCERSHTGMLEDCANKDDRIKSLTECLLKMRDWDSEDESCVDGSTNTAGAENGDSSDFRQKQKVQKLIEAAKMSADLKSMEEDKNRVFAKLADEIKAKEDLQEGIKQLEEQKEVLESESANYASESQKLQQKLQIMTEMYQENELKLHRMLTVEEKERLQKEEKLNKAGKKISLAAEELNTYRQRAKDLEEELERTSQAYKNQIVSHEKKAHDNWLAARAADRDLADVKRENAHLRQRLTDSQFKFEILEKDVREGRPLFRGERSPYGPSPLSRPSSETRAFLSPPTLMDGPPRLSPQFMGPGRASRGMVEPPSGGPDFERSGPHSDSGSLSPSWDRERRGPPPPTGHPLPDPGLPFKRPPPGPYPMGPLPPRPPLPPEPYFADKSDSSFLRNSSSISENESREGPHSMPGDMRLPPDPDSRMGPPPGPRLMGMPPLMDPRDPHFPPRGPYGPPEFFPPRGPGGPPIGMRGPLPPGMFPRAPMPLPQHMGYLPPRPQSDSFPPGPPPRPSPPGSEQPPNQSPSPHDVI, encoded by the exons aTGGAAAAGCTGTCTGGATTGTTCCCAAAGGATGCCATCAAAATTGATCAACTGTTTATTGATGAGAAAAAGGAAATCCAGGTGCCGACCCAg GAGTATGACTTCATCTGCTTTGATGAAAAAGGTTTGGTGATTGAGCATAGCACTGAATTTGAGGATCTGGAAGATTTGTCACAAGAAACACAAGAAACCGATCTCAATGAAGTCCGAGATAAACCTACTGAAACAGAAGAGCGTGAACCCAGCCAGAATTCTGTTCAAGATGTTTCTGATCAAAACACCCCAGAGACAACAGAAACAGGTGGGTCTTCTTGGATAGGCTCTGCTGTTAATGGATGGTTTGGCAGGAATGAACAAAGCAATGATGAACCACAGGATGAGAGCAGTGAAGAATCCTTCAAAAGCAGGAAAATAGTCATGGATATTGAGGAGAACCTCATGGAAGAGAAGACAAACTCTGGAACTTTTGGCTGGATCAGTGGTGAACTCACCAATGCTTTTGGGTTTGGAAACAAGGAGCTAAAAACTGATGCTCAGGACAATATTGAGAACCCAACAAATGATGAAGATACCTCATCTCAGCAGTCTAGCTCTTGGATGAGCATGGGTAGAGATGTCTTGGGCTTTAGTGAAGAAAACACTGATGCTGCAACTAAACCTGAAGCTGAGAAAGAAgatgaaaacacaaacatggAGGACCAGAGCACTTTGAACCCCAGTCAGAACATGGATGTGGCTGACAACATACAGGGAGATGAAAACACCCCAGATGACATTGCAGAAAATAATGACAGTTCCTTGGACGACAGGataacagaaaatgaaaaagaagaGAAACAGGCAGGGTGGTATGGAAATATGTACAACAGAATTACAAACCTTTACAAAGAAGATAATGAAGGCAAAGCAAGTGTGTCAGAAAACCCTGCATCTGCTACCAGTACTGAGGACAAAACCAAAGAGTCAGAATCAAGTTCACAGTCCATATTTTCAGTCAGTGGCCTGAAATCAATGCTTAAGCTTCCTTTTCAGGAAGATACGGTAGTAACGAAAGATGAGGAAAAGACAGAAAAGGAGGAAGATACACGTAAAGAAGAGATACAACATAATAATATGGATCAAGAAGAAGAAATGCTGATTGATATTGATGAACAGGACTCGAACCAAATAGACACTGATGTACTTGCATCTGATGATGTCAAACAACTGGACGAAGAATCTAATATGACAGAAGACAGCACAGATTCACAAATTCTTGAGGAAAATTCAGCAGATAATTTAAATGAAGAAGTTAAAAGtgaaaacaaagcagatttttttgaggaaaaggtGGAGCAAGATGCGAAAGATGTGCAAAGTGATGAGGAAAAGACAGGAAAGGAAGAAGATCCAGGTAAGAAAGACTTTGATGAGGAACAAGAAGATAAAATGTTGACTGATTCTGATGAACAGGAATCAAACCAAATAGACATTGACATACTAAATGTAACTCAGTCGCTGTCTGATAAAACAATGACTTTGCAAGATAGCATTGCATCTGATAGCACTGAACAACTAGATGTAGAATCTAATATGATGGAAGAAAGCATAGATTCACAAATCCTTGAAAAAAAGTCTGTAGATAATATAAATGAAGAAGTTAAATGTGAAAGCAATGCTGATTTTCTTGAGGGAAAGGTGGAACAAGATACGAGAGATGTGCAAAGTGAGGAAAAGACAGTAAAGGAAGAAGATCCAAGGAAGGAATATCTTGacgaggaaaaaaataataacaaggatcaagaagaaaaaatgttgaTTGATATTCATGAGCAGGACTCAAACACAATAGACACTGACGTATTTAGTGAAACTCAGTCGCTGTCTTTAAAGGAAAGCACTGCATCTGATAGCACTGAACAACTAGATGTAGAATCTAATATGACAGAAGACAGCACAGATTCACAAACCCTTGAAATCAAGTCAGCAGATCATTTATATGAAGAAGTTAAAAGTGAAAACAATGCTGATTTTATTGAGGAAAATATGGATCAAGATATGAGAGATGTGCAAAGTGAGGAAAAATCAGGAAAGGAAGAAGATCCAGGTAAGGAAGATTTTGACAAGGAACAAAATAATCACAAGGATCAAGAAGAAAAAATGTTGGTTGATATTCGTGAGCAGGACTCAAATGCAATAGACACTGATGTATTTCGTGAAACTCAGATGCAGTCTGAtaaaacaatgactttaaaaGATAGCATTGCATCTGATAGCACTGAACAACTAGTTGTAGAATCTAATATGATGGAAGACAGCACAGATTCACAAACCACTGAAATCAAGTCAGCAGATAATTTATATGAAGTTAAAAGTGAAAACAATGCTGATTTTATTGAGGAAAATATGGATCAAGATACGAGAAATGTGCAAAAGGAGGAAAAGACAGGAAAGCAAGAAGATCTAGTTAAGGAAGACTTTCATGAGGAACAAAATAATTTCAAGGATCaagaagaaaaaatgttgaTTGATATTAATGAGAAAGTCTCAAACCCAATAGACACTGGCATAGTAAGTGAAACTCAGTCGCTGTCTGAtaaaacaatgactttaaaggaaaacattGCATCTGATAGCACTGAACAACTAGGTGTAGAATctaatattaaagaaaacagCATAGATTCACAAATCCTTGAAATCAAGTCggcagatattttaaatgaagaaGTTAAAAGTGAAAACAATGCTGATTTTATTGAGGGAAAGATGGATCAAGATACGAGAGATGTGCAAAGTGAGGAAAAATCAGAAAAGGATGAAGATCCAGGTAAGGAAGATTTTGATGAGGAACAAAATAATCACAAGGATCAAGAAGAAAAAACGTTGGTTGATATTCGTGAGCAGGACTCAAACACAATAGACACTGATGTATTTAGTGAAACTCTGATACAGTCTGATAAAACATTGACTTTAAAAGAAAGCATTGCATCTGATAGCACTGAACAACTAGATGTAGAATCTAGTATGACAGAAAACAGCACAGATTCACTAATCCTTGATATCAAGTCTGATTTTATTGAGGAAAATATGGATCAAGATACAAGAGATGTGCAAAATGAGGAGAAGACAGGAACGCAAGAAGATCCAGTTAAGGAAGACTTTGAAGAGGAACAAAATACTTTCAAGGATCaagaagaaaaaatgttgaTTGATATTAATGAGAAAGTCTCAAACCCAACAGACACTGACGTACTAAGTGAAACTCAGTCGCTGTCTGATAACACAGTGACTTTAAAAGAAACCATTGCATCTGATAGCACTGAACAACTAGATGTAGAATCTAATATGAAAGAGAACAGCATAGATTCACAAATCCTTGACAAAAAGTCTGCAGATAATTTAAGTGAAGAAGTTAAAAGTGAAAACAATGCTGATTTCCTTGAGGGAAAGACGGACCAAGATACAAGAGAGGTGCAAAGTGAGGAAAAGACAGGAAAGCAAGAAGATCCAGTTAAGGAACACTTTGATGaggaacaaaataattttagggatcaagaagaaaaaatgttgaTTGATATTAATGAGAAAGTCTCAAACCCAATAGACACTGATGTACTAAGTAAAACTCAGTCGCTGTCTGataaaacaatcactttaaatgaaaacattgcATCTGATAGCACTGAACAACTATATGTAGAATCTAATATGAAAGAAAACAGCATAGATTCACAAATCCTTGATAAAAAGTCTGCAGATAATTTAAGTGAAGAAGTTAAAAGTGAAAACAATGCTGATTTCCTTGAGGGAAAGATGGACCAAGATACAAGAGAGGTGCAAAGTGAGGAAAAGACAGGAAAGCAAGAAGATCCAGTCAAGGAAGACTTTGATGAGGAACAAAATAATTTCAAGGATCAAGAAGTAAAAATGTTGATTGATATTAATGAGAAAGTCTCAAACCCAATAGACACTGACGTACTAAGTGAAACTCAGTCGCTGTCTGATAAAACAATGACTTTGAAGGAAAACACTGCACCTGATAGCACTGAACAACTAGAGGTAGAATTTAATGTGAAGGAAGACAGCACAGATTCACAAATCCTTGAAATCAAGTCAGCAGATAatttaaatgaagaaattaaaattgaaaacgaTGAGGTTTTAGAGGGAGTTGTTGAGCAAGATGCGAAAGATGTGCAAAGTGATGAAGAAAAGACAGGAAAGGAGGTAAATTCAGGTAAGGAGGACTTTCTTGAGCAACAGAATGTGAAAGACGAAGAAATATATGAGTCTGTCAAACAAGAATCAACCACAAAGGATGTTCATCAGGCTTCATCTGATGaaacaatgattttaaaagaCAGCGTTGCATCTAATGACATTACAGATATAGATGGCTTTTCTAAAGAATCTAACACCCAACATAGTGATGACGTTACGTCTGCAAATAATACAACTGATGAAGTTATTCAGAGCGAAAACAACTTGACTGATTCAGTTGATGACATTTTAGAAGGCACGTTGACACAAAGTCCATCTGATCAAGCCAATTTAGATACTATCAAACAGCAAGAAAATTATTCTAATGAAATTAGCACAGATCCTGTAACTGGTGAGGATACATCTAAACTGTCAGAGTCAGATATTCAGACAGATACTGAGTTACATTATGAAAAAACACAAGAATCAAATGTTGCAGATTTGAACGCTGACTCACATATTGAGAGTGTCAAAACTGATCAAAGCGTAAATGCAGATGTGAATTCTGAACTGACCTTGGATGCATTCtcagaaaataataaagaaaaacaattagCTGAAGGCGACCAAGGTATATTGAAAGAAAATGATGAGTTAGTTTTGAACAGAAATGAGGCACAATTAGATGAAGCATTACCAAACGATATCACATTTCATGAAGAAAAGTTACCAGATTCAGAAGCACATGCAACGCCAATGAGCAATGAGCAAAAATTGGACACAAACATAAATCCCCTTGATGAAAGATCTTCTTATATTCACACTCTTGTAACTAGTGAAGAAACCCTGCATTCAGAGCTTGAGTCAAATTCAGCCCTAAACATCACAGATTATAACTATAATGCCAGGGAATCGCATCATGAATCACTGGTGATAGAAAACTCTAAGGATACTGATTCAGTAGGTAAAAATGACAATGAGGTTGTAGTTCATGAAGAGCAAGAGGAATCAGGAACAGTTTCTGAACCTACAGAGaattattttgaaacaaaagagaaagaggatgacacacaaatcacaaatgaatctctgacacaggaaacacaagcAAAAAGCCCATTGCTAAACACATCTGATGGATCTGGTGATTTAAAAGACGGTAGTCACGATCTCAGTTCACTAAAACATGGAGACATTGATAATATTCCTAGCGCCATGACTGAAGACCCAGATGGCTATAGAACTTCCACAGAAACAGAACTGACAAATGATTTCTTCTCAAAGAATGACTCAGTTCAGGAcgaaaatattaatatcatgcATGATCAAACTCAAAGTGCTGAACACAAAGAGGAGACTGACACAGCAAATAATGAGGATCGTCAAACCGATTCAGAAAGTGTCAAGCGAAGGGAGGAAAGTGACACGGGTGCCATCTGGGATCAAAGAGATGATGGTGACACAGCGGTGAAGTTAGAAGATAAGAAAAAACATGgtaatgaaaaacaacctgGAAACCCTGAAattcaagacaaaaatactgtcaGTCATCCTACAGAAACCTCTACGGAATATGCAAACTTATATCCTTATCTGAGCAAACAGGTTATTGAAGATCTTTTAGATTTATTTGGAGACCAGAAGTTATCATGGCTGGATTCCAAAATGGGAAACACAAATGCAGGTCAAGATAATGATGTCCTTGATGAACTTGATGACATTGAACAGCTGTTGGAATACTATATGAAGATGAACACAAAATTGGGACGTATTCAACAAGATAATGGTGTTCCTGGCAAGGATAATACTAAAGAATATTCAGCACTACAAAAACTGTTTACCCTCTTATCTTCTCTAAGAAAGAAATACTCACCAGTGATAACAGATAACAGTGTAGAAAGCCCAG GGGTCAGAGAAGATGACTGCATTCATGAAGCATGTCTTGATGTGAATAAGAATACACAACAGATGATCTCCACAACAGAGGTTGAAAACAATCAAGTTTCTGGAGACACATCTGTCTTGGGCAATCCTCAAAATGAGCCAGTCTTTGAAGAAAAGGACCTTTCGGGAATCACAGATAATGTGGAGGATGTTCACACTGATGAGCAGGAAATAAGAAAGCATGAGGATTGGGCATCTTCTGAAACCAAGAAAACTACTTTCCAAAACGATGGTCTTATCTCTGAGGAGCATATTGAAGCACTGAACG GTTTAAGGCAATTTTATCAGATGGCAGTTTTTGTTGAAGTCACAATTAATGAAATTGCATCTATAGTAGACAAG GTTGTGTCATCACTTCCTGATGATATCCGGCCTGGTCCTGACTTATATGGACTGCCATGGGAAGCTGTGGTTTTCACTGGATTTTTAGGTTTACTCACACTGCTTCTGTTCAGCTGCAGGTTCATTCATTCT ATCAAAAGTCGACTATATGCAA GTAAAGAGAAGCAAATGGCGCAGAAAGTGGCTGAACTGCTTGATGAAAAGTGCAAAGTGCTGGAGACATTCAGTGAGGTTAAACAGAAG TTTGACAAACTAGAGTCCACACTACAGAACAATGGCATGTCTGCACAAGCTGCAGAAAAAGACAGTTTAGAG GTGGCGTCACAGAAGCTTGAACAATCAAATGCACAAATGAAAAAGGAAATAGAGAGGCTGCAAGAAGAGCTGTcccaacaaaacaaagcaagaaAACAGCAAGAGGATCAG CTTGCTGAACTCGAGCAGATTTTAAGAAATTTAGAAGAGGAAGCTAAAGAACGAAAGTCTCAGTTAGAACAG GACAACACAACACTGAAGATCCATGAGATCAACACAGAGCGACTGCAGAAAAACCTGCAGGCGGCCAAAGAAGAGCATGCAATGCTGCTTGAGAGTAAAGCACAG CTGGTGCAGGAAGCAGAGGACTGGGGTGAACGTCTCGGTGAGCTGGAGGAAGAGATGAAAATGTGTGAAAGGTCTCATACTGGCATGCTGGAGGACTGTGCTAATAAAGATGATCGCATCAAG TCACTGACTGAGTGCCTTTTGAAGATGCGAGATTGGGATTCGGAGGACGAGAGCTGCGTTGATGGCAGCACTAATACAGCTGGAGCTGAGAATGGAGACAGTTCAG ATTTCCGTCAAAAGCAAAAAGTACAGAAACTTATCGAAGCAGCCAAG ATGAGTGCAGACTTGAAGTCCATGGAGGAGGACAAGAACAGAGTGTTCGCCAAACTCGCAGATGAAATTAAAGCCAAAGAAGATCTCCAAG AGGGGATCAAACAGCTTGAGGAGCAGAAGGAGGTGTTGGAATCCGAGAGTGCCAACTATGCTAGTGAAAGCCAGAAACTCCAGCAGAAACTCCAGATCATGACAGAGATGTACCAGGAGAATGAACTCAAACTACACAG GATGTTAACAGTAGAAGAGAAGGAGCGCTTACAAAAGGAGGAGAAGCTCAACAAGGCAGGCAAAAAGATCAGTCTTGCTGCAGAGGAGCTCAACACTTACAG ACAACGAGCCAAAGACCTAGAGGAAGAACTGGAACGGACTTCACAGGCCTACAAGAATCAG aTTGTTTCTCATGAGAAAAAGGCTCATGATAACTGG CTAGCTGCAAGAGCAGCGGATCGAGACCTGGCTGATGTCAAGAGAGAAAACGCTCATCTCCGCCAGAG GCTGACTGATTCTCAATTCAAGTTTGAGATTCTTGAAAAGGATGTACGAGAGGGCAGACCTTTATTTAGAG GTGAAAGATCTCCATATGGACCCTCTCCTCTTAGCCGACCATCTTCAGAAACGCGAGCCTTCCTGTCTCCTCCTACACTAATGGACGGACCCCCTCGACTCTCACCGCAGTTTATGGGTCCAGGCAGAG CATCCCGTGGCATGGTAGAGCCCCCTAGTGGTGGGCCAGACTTTGAGCGGAGTGGCCCTCACTCTGATAGTGGCTCACTGTCTCCCTCCTGGGACAGAGAACGCAGGGGCCCTCCTCCCCCTACAG GTCACCCTCTCCCAGATCCAGGTTTGCCCTTTAAGAGGCCTCCTCCAGGTCCGTATCCTATGGGTCCTTTGCCTCCTAGACCTCCACTTCCTCCTGAGCCATACTTTGCTGACAAATCAG